One part of the Halobacteria archaeon AArc-dxtr1 genome encodes these proteins:
- a CDS encoding NADH-quinone oxidoreductase subunit H, which translates to MSTVPPTLLQNADPTMLPERISDLTPLGEFGVAGELIAAFLAAFLIGSLMLTMTALAGPWAKRKITAAFTDRIAVNQIGPGGIGIIIVDAVRMLSKENIIPEGADRPAYDLAPVVVVSSALLGFAVIPMGSGVQLADPEVGLAFVFAVAGIASVGLVMAGYASDNKYSMLGGLRAVAQNIAYEIPLVVTGMSVVLFAGSLQMSEIVDAQTATLATVPGLEWSIPAWYALLNPFAFVLFLVANFAEVGRNPFDTPEAPTEIVAGYQTEYSSVYFVLIYLGEFIHIFLGGAIIATIFLGGPAGPVLPGIVWFLIKIWAVFLLTQWLRSAVPRVRIDQLIEIGWKGLLVLSFANLVVTAVLVGLFA; encoded by the coding sequence ATGAGCACGGTACCACCGACACTCCTGCAGAACGCGGACCCGACCATGCTGCCAGAGCGGATCAGCGATCTGACTCCCCTCGGCGAGTTCGGAGTCGCCGGTGAGCTGATCGCGGCGTTTCTGGCTGCGTTTCTGATCGGGAGTCTGATGCTCACGATGACCGCACTCGCGGGCCCGTGGGCCAAGCGAAAGATCACGGCCGCGTTTACAGACCGAATCGCGGTCAACCAGATCGGACCTGGCGGGATCGGAATCATCATCGTTGATGCCGTCCGGATGCTCTCGAAAGAAAATATCATCCCGGAAGGTGCCGACCGCCCGGCTTACGACCTCGCACCCGTAGTCGTCGTCTCCTCGGCGCTGCTTGGCTTCGCCGTGATCCCGATGGGAAGCGGCGTTCAGTTGGCCGATCCCGAGGTCGGACTCGCGTTCGTCTTCGCGGTCGCCGGCATCGCCTCCGTCGGCCTCGTGATGGCCGGCTACGCCTCCGACAACAAGTATTCCATGCTCGGCGGGCTCCGGGCGGTTGCACAGAACATCGCCTACGAGATTCCGCTCGTCGTCACGGGGATGTCGGTCGTGTTGTTCGCCGGCTCGCTCCAGATGAGCGAGATCGTCGACGCACAGACGGCGACGCTGGCGACCGTTCCGGGCCTCGAGTGGTCGATTCCGGCCTGGTACGCGCTGTTAAATCCCTTCGCGTTTGTCCTCTTTCTGGTGGCGAACTTCGCCGAAGTTGGCCGGAATCCTTTCGACACGCCTGAGGCGCCGACAGAGATCGTCGCGGGCTACCAGACCGAGTACTCCTCGGTCTACTTCGTGTTGATCTATCTCGGGGAGTTCATCCACATCTTCCTCGGAGGGGCGATCATCGCGACGATTTTCCTCGGCGGACCGGCCGGACCGGTGTTGCCGGGCATCGTCTGGTTCCTCATCAAGATCTGGGCGGTGTTCTTGCTCACCCAGTGGCTCCGCTCGGCGGTGCCTCGGGTTCGAATCGACCAACTGATCGAGATCGGCTGGAAAGGACTGCTCGTCCTTTCCTTTGCCAATCTCGTCGTAACCGCAGTACTCGTGGGGCTATTCGCATGA
- a CDS encoding NADH-quinone oxidoreductase subunit I: protein MIGLLKSMATTMRHALDGSTFTVEYPETAPDISPRFRGVHKFSQERCIWCRQCENVCPNDTIQIVMDDKRNGEQYNLHIGQCIYCRLCEEVCPVDAILLTQNFEFTGDTKHDLVYNKEQLKAVPWYKDIDPLESREPDRGAWIGDGEGEVDYQ from the coding sequence ATGATCGGGTTACTCAAATCGATGGCGACGACGATGCGACACGCACTGGACGGCTCGACGTTCACCGTCGAGTATCCCGAAACAGCACCGGACATCTCCCCTCGGTTCCGGGGTGTCCACAAGTTCAGCCAGGAACGGTGCATCTGGTGTCGACAGTGTGAGAACGTCTGTCCGAACGACACCATCCAGATCGTGATGGACGACAAGCGAAACGGGGAGCAGTACAACCTCCATATCGGGCAGTGTATCTACTGCCGGCTCTGTGAGGAGGTCTGTCCCGTCGACGCGATCTTGCTCACGCAGAACTTCGAGTTCACGGGAGACACCAAACACGACCTGGTGTACAACAAAGAGCAGTTGAAAGCAGTGCCGTGGTACAAGGACATCGACCCGCTCGAATCGCGCGAGCCCGACCGGGGCGCGTGGATCGGCGACGGTGAGGGGGAGGTCGACTATCAATGA
- a CDS encoding NADH-quinone oxidoreductase subunit J has product MMDAIAFGLFAFLTLASALGVVLFRDPWHSALMLGLALLSVAVHYIMLAAEFIAMMQVLVYVGGVLILITFAVMLTQRDEDPAAGEVSQS; this is encoded by the coding sequence ATGATGGACGCGATCGCGTTCGGTCTATTCGCGTTCCTGACCCTCGCCAGCGCACTCGGCGTCGTCCTCTTTCGTGACCCATGGCACTCGGCGCTCATGCTCGGCCTCGCTCTCTTGAGCGTCGCCGTCCACTACATCATGCTCGCGGCGGAGTTCATCGCGATGATGCAGGTGCTCGTCTACGTCGGCGGCGTCCTCATCCTGATCACGTTCGCGGTCATGCTGACCCAACGTGACGAGGATCCCGCGGCTGGGGAGGTGAGTCAGTCGTGA
- the nuoK gene encoding NADH-quinone oxidoreductase subunit NuoK encodes MTVAIEYYVLLSLALFCIGLFGILTRRNALMFLMSVELMVNAAAINLVAFSLYHGDLTGQLFTLFVLAVAAAEVAVGLGIILVLYRNFRDVDVTVPTTMRW; translated from the coding sequence ATGACCGTCGCCATCGAGTACTACGTCTTGCTGTCGCTCGCGCTGTTCTGTATCGGCCTCTTTGGCATCTTAACGCGGCGCAACGCGTTGATGTTCCTGATGTCGGTCGAACTGATGGTCAACGCGGCTGCGATCAACCTGGTCGCATTTTCGCTGTACCACGGCGACCTTACGGGCCAGCTGTTCACGCTGTTCGTCCTGGCGGTAGCTGCCGCGGAGGTCGCCGTCGGACTCGGCATCATCCTGGTGTTGTATCGTAACTTCCGTGACGTCGACGTCACGGTCCCGACGACGATGAGGTGGTAA